Proteins encoded by one window of Companilactobacillus ginsenosidimutans:
- the sufC gene encoding Fe-S cluster assembly ATPase SufC, translating to MSTLEVKDLHVSVTDDENGKGQEILKGVNLKMSTGEIHAIMGPNGTGKSTLSQAIMGNSAYKVTQGDVLLDGKSLLDLPVDERARAGLFLAMQYPAEIPGVTNVEFMRSAINARRADDDQIPVMEFMKKLDAKQKILDMTDEMSERYLNEGFSGGEKKRNEILQLLMIEPKFAILDEIDSGLDIDALKVVSQGVNSMRGDNFGSLIITHYQRLLNYIVPDQVHVMMDGRIVQSGGPELAKKLEDEGYAGLRDDLNLDVKLTDEL from the coding sequence ATGTCAACTTTAGAAGTTAAGGATTTACATGTTTCTGTTACCGATGATGAGAATGGAAAAGGTCAAGAAATCTTAAAAGGTGTAAATCTTAAAATGAGTACCGGTGAGATTCATGCAATCATGGGACCAAATGGTACTGGTAAATCAACTTTATCACAAGCAATAATGGGAAATTCAGCTTATAAAGTTACCCAAGGTGATGTATTGCTAGATGGTAAGAGTTTGTTGGACTTGCCAGTTGATGAGCGTGCACGTGCTGGACTATTTTTGGCAATGCAATATCCAGCTGAAATTCCTGGTGTTACCAATGTCGAATTTATGCGTTCTGCCATAAATGCTCGTAGAGCTGATGATGATCAAATTCCAGTTATGGAATTCATGAAGAAGTTAGATGCCAAACAGAAGATCTTAGATATGACCGATGAAATGTCTGAAAGATATTTGAATGAAGGTTTTTCTGGTGGTGAAAAGAAACGTAATGAAATTCTTCAACTATTGATGATTGAGCCTAAGTTTGCAATTTTGGATGAAATCGATTCTGGACTAGATATTGATGCTCTTAAAGTTGTCTCACAAGGTGTCAATTCAATGCGTGGTGATAATTTTGGTTCATTAATAATTACTCACTATCAAAGATTGTTAAACTACATCGTACCTGATCAAGTTCATGTCATGATGGACGGAAGAATCGTTCAAAGTGGTGGTCCAGAATTAGCTAAAAAACTTGAAGATGAAGGTTATGCAGGATTACGTGATGATTTGAATCTCGATGTTAAATTAACGGATGAACTATAA
- the sufD gene encoding Fe-S cluster assembly protein SufD: MRTSIKDDFMDETIAFSKSHEEPLWFQKMREEALNRSSDLEMPVYEKISYRSWRLAKPKAPFVPANDISSVKLPDSNNLLIQNGDNTLVSKLDPKLAAKGVVFTDIWTALKDYPELVEKYLLTKTIKPTENRLISLNLALMNGGSFLYVPKNVEIDESIQAIYLQDNNQKKDFIHHVLVVADEGSSVKYLENFVSQGTAAENIANIVVEVVAEDNSHVHFSALDQFGLNVATYLNRHGYVGNNAELDWAIGFMNDGKVVGDFGTDLRGEGSHTEAKVVAITTGEQVTGIDTKVTNYGQHSIGHILQHGVILQSSTLTFNGVGHIVKGAKGSDSQQENRVLMLSRTARGDADPILLIDENDVTAGHAASVGRVNEDQMYYLMSRGIDEETAQRLVIRGFLSAVITEIPDKEVRDRLTNMIERKLVNGQQK; the protein is encoded by the coding sequence ATGCGTACAAGTATAAAAGATGATTTTATGGATGAAACAATTGCATTTTCAAAAAGTCATGAAGAACCCCTATGGTTTCAAAAAATGCGTGAAGAGGCACTCAATCGCTCATCTGACTTAGAGATGCCAGTTTATGAAAAAATCAGCTATCGTAGTTGGCGATTAGCCAAACCTAAAGCACCATTCGTACCAGCCAATGATATTTCAAGTGTTAAATTACCAGACTCAAATAATTTACTCATTCAAAATGGTGATAACACTTTAGTATCAAAACTTGATCCGAAACTGGCAGCCAAAGGGGTTGTTTTTACTGATATTTGGACGGCGCTTAAGGACTATCCAGAATTAGTAGAAAAATATTTGTTGACTAAAACTATCAAGCCAACTGAAAATCGCTTGATTTCACTCAATTTAGCTTTGATGAATGGTGGGTCATTCCTATACGTTCCTAAAAACGTTGAAATAGACGAATCAATTCAAGCAATTTATTTGCAAGATAATAATCAGAAAAAGGATTTCATTCATCACGTTTTAGTTGTTGCAGATGAAGGAAGTTCAGTCAAATACCTAGAAAACTTTGTTAGTCAAGGGACAGCTGCCGAGAATATTGCCAACATAGTTGTTGAAGTCGTAGCTGAGGATAATTCTCATGTTCATTTTTCTGCATTGGATCAGTTTGGATTAAATGTGGCAACATACTTGAATCGACATGGATATGTCGGAAATAATGCTGAGCTTGATTGGGCAATTGGTTTCATGAATGATGGCAAAGTTGTTGGTGATTTTGGTACTGACTTACGTGGAGAGGGATCACACACAGAAGCGAAGGTTGTAGCGATTACAACTGGTGAACAAGTAACTGGGATTGACACGAAGGTTACAAATTATGGTCAACATTCAATTGGTCATATACTTCAACATGGTGTAATTTTGCAGTCATCAACTCTAACCTTCAACGGTGTTGGACATATCGTTAAAGGGGCAAAGGGTTCCGATTCGCAACAAGAAAACCGTGTTCTAATGTTATCTCGTACAGCTCGTGGAGATGCAGATCCTATTTTACTAATTGATGAAAATGATGTTACGGCTGGACATGCTGCCAGTGTCGGTCGAGTTAATGAAGATCAAATGTATTATTTAATGAGTCGAGGAATAGATGAGGAGACTGCTCAAAGACTGGTTATTCGTGGATTCTTGAGTGCAGTTATTACTGAGATTCCGGATAAAGAAGTACGTGATCGATTGACGAACATGATTGAGAGGAAATTAGTCAATGGACAACAAAAATAA
- a CDS encoding cysteine desulfurase: MDNKNNQWRQDFPILDQKVNDENLVYLDNAATTQKPQTVIDDLVNFYQNDNANVHRGVHTLAERSTEQFETAREKIQKFINAEHSDEIIYTKGTTDALNIIARSYGAENIVAGDEIVISYLEHHSNLIPWQQLAIQKHAVLKYIELDDDGFVDLADAKKKITDKTKIVSIAHVSNVLGVINPVKEIAQIAHSHGAVMVVDGAQSVPHMPVDVQDLDCDFLAFSGHKMLGPTGIGILYGKEKLLNAMPPVDFGGEMINFVHLYETSWNDLPWKFEAGTPNIAGAIVLGYAVDYLSKIGMQNIFDYENELVDYVLPKLLNIEGLTVYGPQDPAKHTSVISFNLDGLHPHDLATGLDMEGVAVRAGHHCAQPLMTYLGISATARASFYFYNTKEDADILVNSIVATKEFFKNGTV, from the coding sequence ATGGACAACAAAAATAACCAATGGAGACAAGATTTCCCCATTCTTGATCAAAAGGTTAATGATGAGAACTTAGTATATTTAGATAATGCTGCCACAACTCAAAAGCCACAAACTGTTATTGATGATCTGGTGAATTTTTATCAAAATGATAATGCAAATGTTCATCGAGGGGTTCATACCTTAGCCGAACGTTCAACAGAACAATTTGAAACTGCGCGTGAGAAAATACAGAAGTTTATTAACGCTGAACATAGTGATGAAATTATTTATACTAAGGGAACAACTGATGCTTTAAATATTATTGCCCGTAGTTATGGTGCAGAAAATATTGTAGCTGGAGATGAAATCGTTATTTCATATCTGGAACATCATAGTAATTTGATTCCTTGGCAACAACTTGCAATTCAAAAGCATGCAGTTCTCAAATACATTGAATTAGATGACGATGGTTTCGTGGATTTAGCCGATGCTAAAAAGAAAATTACTGATAAAACAAAAATTGTTTCGATAGCACATGTATCAAACGTATTGGGAGTAATTAATCCAGTCAAAGAAATTGCGCAGATTGCTCATTCACATGGCGCAGTTATGGTTGTTGATGGGGCACAGTCGGTTCCTCACATGCCAGTTGATGTTCAAGATTTAGATTGCGACTTTTTGGCATTTTCTGGACATAAAATGCTAGGACCTACAGGAATTGGAATTTTGTATGGAAAAGAAAAGTTGTTGAACGCAATGCCACCAGTAGACTTTGGTGGAGAAATGATTAATTTCGTTCATTTGTATGAAACATCATGGAATGATTTGCCATGGAAATTTGAGGCAGGAACACCAAATATTGCTGGAGCAATTGTTTTAGGTTATGCTGTCGATTATTTATCAAAAATTGGGATGCAAAATATTTTTGATTATGAAAATGAATTGGTGGACTATGTTTTGCCCAAACTATTGAACATTGAAGGATTAACCGTTTATGGCCCACAAGATCCTGCAAAACATACCAGTGTAATTTCATTTAATCTAGACGGGTTACATCCCCATGACTTGGCTACAGGCCTTGATATGGAAGGTGTCGCGGTCAGAGCCGGGCATCATTGTGCACAACCTTTAATGACCTATTTAGGTATTTCTGCAACGGCCAGAGCAAGTTTTTATTTTTACAACACAAAAGAAGATGCTGATATATTAGTAAATTCTATTGTTGCTACAAAGGAGTTCTTTAAAAATGGCACTGTCTAA
- the sufU gene encoding Fe-S cluster assembly sulfur transfer protein SufU, translated as MALSKMDNLYRQVILDHSAHPHHHGELSDSTNEIELKNPTCGDVLQLDVKVENDTIKDIAFSGYGCTISQASASMMTDAVMNKDTKTAEDMIEAFSDMILGEKSDTDILEDAAVLKGVSQFPARIKCATLAWKALHKALNKD; from the coding sequence ATGGCACTGTCTAAAATGGATAATTTATATCGTCAAGTCATCCTTGATCATTCAGCTCATCCACATCATCATGGAGAATTATCTGATTCTACTAATGAAATTGAATTGAAAAACCCAACTTGTGGGGATGTTTTACAACTGGATGTAAAAGTTGAAAATGATACTATCAAGGATATCGCATTTAGTGGATATGGCTGTACTATTAGTCAAGCATCTGCAAGTATGATGACTGATGCCGTAATGAATAAAGATACTAAAACTGCCGAAGATATGATTGAAGCTTTTTCAGACATGATTCTTGGAGAAAAATCTGATACCGATATTTTAGAAGATGCCGCAGTATTGAAGGGTGTTTCGCAATTTCCTGCCCGTATCAAATGCGCTACATTAGCATGGAAGGCATTACACAAGGCACTTAATAAAGATTAG
- the sufB gene encoding Fe-S cluster assembly protein SufB, whose product MPETENTKNNEDAASSVQALDLDKDYDFGFHDDVKPVFSTGRGLTEDVVRQISAEKDEPQWMLDFRLKCYKIYKKMPMPNFGPDLSGLDLEHMLYYQKSTDKQYRDWDQVPSEIKNTFDKLGVPEAERKYLAGSSAQYESEVVYHNMKNEFDKMGIIFTDTDSALKEYPELFRKWFGKLVHPNDNKFAALNGAVWSGGSFIYVPKGVKLDIPIQSYFRLNAENSGQFERTLIIVDEGGSVNYVEGCTAPNYSSDSLHAAVVEVFAEKDAYMRYTTIQNWSNNVYSLETKRAQAMENATMEWVDGNLGSKITMKYPSVYLDGEGARGTMLSIAVAGHNVDQDAGARMIHNAKNTSSSIVSKSISKDGGAVDYRGTVRFERNSDGSKAHVECDTIIMDEESSSDTIPYNQILNGNVSMEHEAKVSKVSEEQLYYLMSRGLSEAKATEMIIMGFVEPFTKELPMEYAVELNRLISYEMEGTVG is encoded by the coding sequence ATGCCAGAAACAGAAAATACAAAAAATAATGAGGATGCTGCTTCGTCAGTTCAAGCTCTAGACCTTGATAAAGATTATGACTTCGGATTCCACGATGATGTGAAGCCCGTATTTTCAACCGGAAGAGGCCTGACCGAGGATGTAGTAAGACAAATCTCAGCAGAAAAAGATGAACCACAATGGATGCTAGATTTTCGTCTTAAATGCTATAAAATTTACAAAAAAATGCCAATGCCAAACTTTGGCCCCGATTTGTCAGGGCTAGATTTGGAACACATGTTGTATTATCAAAAATCAACTGACAAACAGTATCGTGATTGGGACCAAGTTCCTTCAGAAATCAAAAATACTTTTGACAAGTTAGGTGTCCCTGAAGCTGAACGTAAATATTTGGCCGGTTCATCAGCCCAATATGAGTCAGAAGTTGTTTATCACAACATGAAAAACGAATTTGATAAAATGGGTATCATATTTACCGATACAGATTCAGCTTTAAAAGAATATCCTGAATTATTCAGAAAATGGTTTGGAAAACTAGTCCATCCTAACGACAACAAATTTGCTGCCTTAAATGGTGCAGTTTGGTCAGGTGGATCATTTATCTATGTACCTAAAGGTGTAAAGCTTGATATTCCAATTCAGTCATATTTCCGTTTGAATGCCGAAAACTCAGGCCAATTTGAACGTACCCTAATTATTGTTGATGAGGGTGGAAGTGTAAATTATGTTGAGGGATGTACTGCACCAAATTACTCATCAGACAGTTTGCATGCCGCAGTTGTAGAAGTATTTGCCGAGAAAGATGCCTACATGCGTTATACGACTATTCAAAACTGGTCGAATAATGTTTACAGTCTTGAGACAAAACGTGCTCAGGCCATGGAAAATGCCACAATGGAGTGGGTCGATGGAAACTTGGGTTCTAAAATTACAATGAAATATCCAAGTGTCTATTTAGATGGCGAAGGTGCAAGAGGAACAATGTTATCAATCGCCGTAGCCGGACACAACGTTGACCAAGACGCCGGTGCTAGAATGATTCATAATGCCAAGAATACATCATCCTCAATAGTTTCAAAATCAATTTCAAAAGATGGTGGTGCGGTCGACTATCGTGGAACAGTAAGATTTGAAAGAAATTCCGATGGATCAAAAGCCCACGTTGAATGTGACACAATCATAATGGATGAAGAATCCAGTTCAGACACAATCCCATACAATCAGATTTTAAATGGAAATGTCTCAATGGAGCACGAAGCCAAAGTCTCAAAAGTTTCAGAAGAGCAACTATATTACTTAATGAGCCGAGGCCTAAGTGAAGCCAAAGCCACAGAAATGATAATAATGGGCTTTGTCGAACCATTTACCAAAGAATTGCCAATGGAATATGCCGTTGAATTGAATAGATTGATAAGTTATGAGATGGAGGGGACCGTTGGATAG
- a CDS encoding nucleoside phosphorylase yields the protein MLIDDFDDQSEEILQPNLRNEPIKNFPKIIIAPFYGDLVRKFAIDNGLRVIGNSRSLNGENYVYEYELSGVKIGLIMAPVGAPQCIATFEDLRIMGAEKFITLGTCGVLTNSIGRGKIAIPVSAVRDEGTSYHYQPATHEIQMPFKTLELMKNVFYTGNIPFIEGKTWSTDAIYRETRNTFEKRKSDGCSFVDMEVAAILAWSKFRGIDAYPFFTTADNLDSKMWEVRSDYRDEIPVAMKAAFGIARVLE from the coding sequence ATGTTAATTGATGATTTTGATGATCAAAGTGAAGAAATATTACAGCCTAATCTTAGAAATGAACCTATAAAGAATTTTCCTAAAATAATTATTGCCCCTTTTTACGGCGACTTGGTACGTAAATTTGCAATTGACAATGGGCTTCGCGTCATTGGGAACTCTCGTTCACTCAATGGTGAAAATTACGTTTATGAATATGAACTTTCTGGAGTCAAAATTGGATTGATCATGGCTCCTGTTGGCGCCCCTCAATGTATAGCCACTTTTGAGGATTTAAGAATTATGGGAGCAGAAAAATTTATTACCTTGGGAACATGCGGAGTTTTGACGAACTCGATTGGACGTGGAAAAATTGCCATTCCCGTATCTGCCGTTCGCGATGAGGGAACTTCATACCATTACCAACCTGCCACTCATGAAATACAGATGCCTTTTAAAACACTTGAGTTAATGAAGAATGTATTTTATACAGGCAATATACCCTTCATAGAAGGAAAAACTTGGAGTACAGATGCAATTTATCGAGAAACACGTAATACCTTTGAGAAACGAAAATCTGACGGATGCTCATTTGTAGATATGGAAGTCGCAGCAATCTTGGCTTGGTCTAAATTTCGTGGTATTGATGCTTATCCGTTTTTTACTACTGCTGATAATTTGGATTCTAAGATGTGGGAAGTTCGGTCGGATTATCGGGATGAGATTCCGGTTGCTATGAAGGCGGCTTTTGGGATTGCTCGGGTGTTGGAATGA
- the tyrS gene encoding tyrosine--tRNA ligase: MNIIDELKWRGLVNQTSDEEGLKKLTDKDEISLYCGMDPTGDSMHIGHLLPFMTLQRFANAGNHPYIVIGGATGSIGDPSGKKAERPMQTMDQVQHNVDALSAQANRIFPSFTMVNNYDWTAQIGILDFLRDYGKLFNVNTMLNKEIVSSRLETGISFTEFTYQILQSLDFLTLYRQYNVQLQVGGGDQWGNLTAGLDLIHKAEGQEAEVYALTIPLLLKSDGTKFGKTAGGAVWLDAKKTSPYEFYQFWFNQDDKDVINLLKKFTFLSKAEIDELAEKVQSQPEKREAQRKLAEEVTTFVHGEDALKVAEKITEVLFSGEIQELSTEEVSQAFNGVPSAEIPNEEINLVDLLIAANVDKSKRQAREDIQNGAIRINGEKLTDTTLNIDPKTSFDGKYIVIRRGKKKYFLAIIK; this comes from the coding sequence ATGAACATTATTGATGAACTTAAATGGCGAGGATTAGTCAATCAAACTTCTGACGAAGAAGGTTTGAAGAAATTGACCGATAAAGATGAAATTTCACTATATTGTGGAATGGATCCAACCGGTGACTCAATGCACATTGGTCACTTATTACCATTTATGACATTGCAAAGATTTGCCAACGCTGGTAACCATCCTTATATCGTTATTGGTGGTGCGACTGGATCTATTGGTGATCCAAGTGGTAAAAAGGCTGAGCGTCCAATGCAGACAATGGATCAAGTTCAACACAATGTTGATGCATTGAGTGCTCAAGCAAACCGAATTTTCCCAAGTTTTACAATGGTTAACAATTACGACTGGACAGCACAAATTGGTATTCTAGATTTCCTCCGTGATTACGGAAAATTATTTAATGTTAATACAATGCTTAATAAAGAAATTGTTTCAAGTCGTTTGGAAACAGGTATTTCATTTACAGAGTTTACCTACCAAATCCTTCAATCATTAGATTTCTTAACTCTTTACCGTCAATATAATGTTCAATTGCAAGTTGGTGGTGGTGACCAATGGGGAAATCTCACTGCCGGACTAGATTTAATCCATAAAGCTGAGGGACAAGAAGCAGAAGTATATGCTTTGACAATCCCACTTTTGCTTAAATCTGATGGTACAAAATTTGGTAAAACAGCTGGTGGAGCAGTTTGGCTAGATGCTAAAAAAACATCACCATATGAGTTCTATCAGTTCTGGTTCAATCAAGATGACAAAGATGTTATCAACTTACTCAAGAAATTTACATTCTTGTCAAAAGCAGAGATTGATGAACTAGCAGAAAAAGTTCAATCTCAACCAGAAAAACGTGAAGCACAAAGAAAATTAGCTGAAGAAGTTACTACTTTTGTTCACGGTGAAGACGCACTTAAAGTAGCTGAAAAAATTACTGAAGTACTATTCTCAGGTGAAATTCAAGAACTTTCAACTGAAGAAGTATCTCAAGCATTTAATGGTGTGCCAAGTGCAGAAATACCTAATGAAGAAATCAACCTGGTTGATTTACTAATTGCCGCAAATGTTGACAAGTCAAAACGTCAAGCCAGAGAAGATATTCAAAATGGTGCAATTAGAATTAATGGAGAAAAATTAACTGATACAACTCTTAATATTGATCCAAAAACATCATTCGATGGCAAATATATCGTAATTCGACGCGGTAAGAAAAAGTACTTCTTAGCTATTATTAAATAG
- the nhaC gene encoding Na+/H+ antiporter NhaC, whose product MKKESRLTFWESLIIMLVMFGLLGTMMIKLKMTPQIPILLTFTLLLFYGRFRGFSWNELQQGIIDGVKPGIIPMIIFIMIGVLVSAWLMSGVIPTIMVYGLELLNARFFLFTVFISCCLVGVIVGSSFTTISTLGIVFMGIGHVMDINVALTAGSIVSGALFGNNMSPLSGTTNLSTGIAGVDNVFDHIRTISHTALPSAIIAAIIFLVAGHTGTNPNMSSVHHIINALQANFFVSPWMLIPIAVLILCAILQVPAIPTLLSGSITAIIMHVFINHANFATISQQIMQGCKLTSSDKQINAIVSGGGVASMLDSISLILVALTLGGVLLKLGVVDNLIGKLRQQVNTPGKLILTSIISAIGVNFLVGEQYISIILPGTTFRKNFEEQNIRPQYLSRVLATGGADINALVPWGVSGIFISGILGVSPLVFIPFAFYVWLNPLLTVIFGFIFGKKYKINDEVKTVGKVAKELD is encoded by the coding sequence ATGAAAAAAGAAAGTCGATTAACATTTTGGGAAAGTCTCATTATTATGCTGGTCATGTTTGGATTGTTAGGGACTATGATGATCAAATTAAAGATGACTCCCCAAATTCCAATACTACTAACATTTACTTTGTTGCTGTTTTACGGAAGATTTCGAGGGTTTTCTTGGAATGAGTTGCAGCAAGGGATAATTGATGGAGTTAAACCAGGTATTATTCCAATGATAATTTTTATTATGATCGGAGTTTTGGTATCTGCCTGGCTTATGTCAGGTGTTATTCCAACCATCATGGTTTATGGACTGGAACTGTTAAATGCACGATTCTTTCTTTTTACAGTTTTTATTAGTTGTTGTTTGGTTGGAGTTATTGTCGGAAGTTCATTTACAACAATCAGTACATTGGGAATTGTCTTCATGGGAATCGGTCATGTTATGGATATAAATGTCGCTCTAACTGCTGGATCCATTGTTTCCGGAGCTCTTTTTGGGAATAACATGTCACCATTGTCTGGGACAACAAATTTGTCTACTGGTATCGCCGGAGTAGATAATGTCTTTGACCATATTAGAACAATCTCACACACAGCTTTACCATCGGCGATTATCGCAGCAATTATCTTTTTGGTTGCAGGTCATACTGGTACAAATCCTAACATGAGTTCTGTACATCATATTATCAATGCACTTCAAGCAAACTTTTTCGTTTCACCATGGATGTTGATTCCAATTGCTGTACTGATTTTATGTGCAATCTTACAAGTACCAGCAATTCCAACTTTATTGTCGGGGTCAATCACAGCTATTATCATGCACGTGTTCATTAACCATGCGAACTTTGCAACTATCAGTCAGCAAATTATGCAGGGATGCAAACTAACTTCATCAGACAAGCAAATCAACGCTATTGTTAGTGGTGGTGGTGTTGCAAGTATGTTAGACAGTATTTCATTAATCCTAGTCGCGCTAACATTAGGTGGTGTATTATTAAAACTTGGTGTCGTGGATAACTTAATTGGTAAATTGAGACAACAAGTTAATACTCCAGGTAAATTGATTTTGACGTCAATTATTTCTGCTATTGGTGTTAACTTTTTAGTTGGTGAACAATACATTTCGATTATCTTACCAGGTACTACCTTCAGAAAAAACTTTGAAGAACAAAATATTCGGCCTCAATACTTGTCACGTGTGTTAGCTACTGGTGGAGCTGATATAAATGCACTTGTACCATGGGGTGTCAGTGGAATATTTATCTCGGGAATTCTTGGAGTTAGTCCATTAGTATTTATTCCATTTGCCTTTTACGTATGGTTAAATCCACTATTGACCGTCATCTTTGGATTTATTTTCGGAAAGAAATACAAAATTAATGATGAAGTAAAAACTGTTGGAAAAGTTGCTAAAGAACTTGACTGA